One part of the Salvelinus sp. IW2-2015 linkage group LG28, ASM291031v2, whole genome shotgun sequence genome encodes these proteins:
- the grcc10 gene encoding protein C10 isoform X3, with product MEEARESACNDMGKMLQLVLPVATQIQQEVIKAYGFNNEGEGVLKFARLVKMYETQDPEIAAMSIKLKSLLLPPLSTPPIGGAITAS from the exons ATGGAGGAGGCACGGGAGAGCGCCTGCAACGACATGGGCAAGATGCTGCAGCTGGTGCTCCCTGTTGCCACCCAGATCCAACAGGAGGTCATCAAGGCGTATGGCTTCAACAACGAGGGAGAGG GTGTCCTTAAATTTGCCCGTCTGGTGAAGATGTATGAAACTCAGGACCCAGAGATAGCAGCCATGTCCATCAAACTGAAGTCTCTTCTTCTGCCTCCCCTGTCCACTCCACCCATAGGTGGTGCCATCACAGCTTCCTAG
- the grcc10 gene encoding protein C10 isoform X1 produces MASAPAQQPTLTVEQARVVLSEVIQAFSVPENAARMEEARESACNDMGKMLQLVLPVATQIQQEVIKAYGFNNEGEGVLKFARLVKMYETQDPEIAAMSIKLKSLLLPPLSTPPIGGAITAS; encoded by the exons ATGGCCTCAGCTCCAGCCCAGCAGCCCACCCTCACTGTTGAGCAGGCCAGAG TAGTGCTGAGTGAGGTCATCCAGGCCTTCTCTGTGCCAGAGAATGCAGCACGGATGGAGGAGGCACGGGAGAGCGCCTGCAACGACATGGGCAAGATGCTGCAGCTGGTGCTCCCTGTTGCCACCCAGATCCAACAGGAGGTCATCAAGGCGTATGGCTTCAACAACGAGGGAGAGG GTGTCCTTAAATTTGCCCGTCTGGTGAAGATGTATGAAACTCAGGACCCAGAGATAGCAGCCATGTCCATCAAACTGAAGTCTCTTCTTCTGCCTCCCCTGTCCACTCCACCCATAGGTGGTGCCATCACAGCTTCCTAG
- the LOC111954523 gene encoding cytospin-A isoform X1, giving the protein MGNVAGKDDHGPTGSHLDLFHTPPSSPSDSDLAAALALGPAAAQLLQQGTPSSGATGGIVCQGGASPSTNSNWSHTLSVPPEWAVISLESGASTQGTGVEMDGERRTVRSSSSHNNHSSSPVSPGQGPPSNRSPLEQSWQDRDSGLEPQAGPDRAREDMALALLNLLEHHRSTLGLSPGLDAPAGAAELLRRLMVEREVLVEEVRSLKDTLRTERAEWHQFQCDLQVAVSVADRLRMEAEETLGTLRESHGELEGQLAQAHCRQQDTDRELESLSAEHREACHRLSALTLEHQRTMAELDTLRRMQTERGKDSHSHREMEGRDTEERPAGEETGEDINAVEALDGKKREDSEREVEGEKIINSEGVDVKMGGQSPEELVSGGENLLKGKGVAETYLRNLVAAGEKGCGLRDPRRIVMMSERSRSLSRLPLPTDTLPAQKGSSQTATSTTLPLCKKEEPAKGRRMDRILQTQDTWSSFYTTEKQEEDQNADPPSSFRPQDGFSMLLRRHGGSRRNSLLRWCQSRTQGYKNIEITNFSSSWEDGLAFCAVYHTYLPTHIPYSSLSPGDKSENLGLAFQTGGSVGITSILTVEEMLRPGGPDWQRVLGYVESMFRHFEM; this is encoded by the exons ATGGGTAACGTCGCTGGCAAGGACGACCATGGCCCTACAG ggtCTCATTTAGATCTGTTccacactcctccctcctccccctctgatTCTGACCTGGCTGCAGCTCTGGCCTTGGGTCCAGCCGCGGCTCAGCTGCTGCAGCAGGGGACACCGTCCTCTGGCGCCACCGGAGGCATCGTCTGCCAGGGCGGAGCTTCCCCCTCCACCAACTCCAATTGGAGCCACACGCTGTCCGTYCCGCCAGAATGGGCTGTGATTAGCCTAGAGAGTGGTGCATCGACACAGGGAACGGGGGTGGAAATGGACGGTGAAAGGCGAACGGTGAGGAGCTCCAGcagccacaacaaccacagcagcaGCCCTGTGTCCCCAGGCCAGGGGCCTCCGTCGAATCGTAGCCCTTTGGAGCAGAGCTGGCAGGACCGGGACAGTGGGCTGGAGCCCCAGGCAGGGCCGGATCGGGCTAGGGAGGATATGGCCCTGGCTCTGCTAAACCTGCTGGAACATCACAGGTCCACACTGGGGCTCAGTCCCGGCCTGGACGCGCCAGCAGGAGCAGCCG aacTGCTGAGGCGGttgatggtggagagagaggtgctgGTCGAGGAGGTGCGCAGCCTGAAGGACACACTGAGG ACTGAGCGAGCTGAGTGGCACCAGTTCCAGTGCGATCTGCAGGTGGCGGTGTCTGTGGCCGACCGGCTGCGCATGGAGGCGGAGGAGACTCTGGGCACGCTCAGAGAGAGCCACGGGGAACTGGAGGGCCAGCTGGCCCAGGCCCACTGCAGACAGCAGGACACAGACAGGGAACTGGAGAGCCTGAGTGCTGAACACAGAGAGGCCTGTCACAGACTGTCTGCTCTCACCCTGGAGCACCAACGTACCATGGCTGAGCTGGACACACTGAGAcgcatgcagacagagagagggaaggactcacacagtcacagagagatggagggaagagacaCGGAAGAGAGGCCGGCTGGTGAAGAAACTGGTGAAGACATAAATGCGGTGGAGGCGCTGGatgggaagaaaagagaggatTCAGAAAGGGAAGTGGAAGGAGAGAAAATAATAAATAGTGAGGGAGTGGATGTTAAGATGGGAGGGCAGTCTCCTGAGGAGCTTGTTAGTGGAGGGGAGAACCTGCTCAAAGGGAAGGGGGTGGCGGAGACGTACCTACGGAATTTGGTAGCAGCTGGAGAGAAGGGGTGCGGCTTAAGAGATCCACGGAGGATCGTGATGATGTCAGAGCGTTCCAG GAGCCTCTCTCGACTTCCCCTGCCCACGGACACTCTCCCTGCACAGAAGGGTAGCTCCCAGACCGCCACTAGTACAACACTGCCTCTATGCAAG AAAGAAGAGCCAGCCAAAGGGAGAAGRATGGACCGCATACTGCAAACACAGGACACCTGGTCCAGCTTCTATACAA CAGAAAAACAGGAGGAGGACCAGAACGCAGACCCACCGTCCTCGTTCAG ACCTCAGGATGGTTTCAGCATGCTGCTGCGACGTCATGGAGGCTCCAGGCGGAACTCACTCCTGCGCTGGTGTCAAAGCCGCACCCAGGGCTACAAG aatattGAGATTACCAACTTCAGCAGCAGCTGGGAGGATGGTCTGGCTTTTTGTGCTGTGTACCACACCTATCTACCCACACACATCCCATACAGCAGTCTCAGCCCAGGAGACAAG AGTGAGAACCTGGGCCTTGCCTTCCAGACAGGGGGAAGTGTAGGAATCACATCCATACTG ACTGTGGAAGAGATGCTGAGACCAGGTGGGCCTGACTGGCAGAGGGTCCTGGGGTACGTTGAAAGCATGTTTCGTCACTTTGAGATGTGA
- the LOC111954540 gene encoding SAYSvFN domain-containing protein 1, translating to MLPRSLSLPHDSRVDYNMEQKLAEFRARRRADVAPKISEKQPITSSDSGSTLISASCQSSTADADTQEFTEYPISAVSQATRTKHWGDGWLLESNLGQWLVSXRLAFTNLILLKVLLWLVLLGLFAELEFGLPFFLISLFYWLYEGLRSPTARQPGELSAYSVFNPDCQPLLGALTAEQLEGEMGYRPLTGQQMRPSNN from the exons ATGTTGCCACGCAGTCTTTCATTGCCGCATGACTCAAGAGTTGATTACAATATGGAGCAAAAGCTTGCAGAGTTCAGAGCTCGAAGAAGGGCTGATGTGGCTCCTAAAATAAGCGAAAAGCAGCCCATAACATCATCTGACAGTGGCAGCACTCTGATCTCGGCCAGTTGCCAGTCATCAACAGCTGATGCAGACACACAGGAGTTTACAGAATATCCAatctctgctgtctctcaggcTACAAGGACTAAACATTGGGGG GATGGCTGGTTGCTGGAGAGTAATCTGGGTCAATGGCTTGTTTCGAAKCGACTGGCTTTCACAAATCTGATTTTGCTGAAGGTGTTGCTTTGGCTGGTTCTACTTGGGCTGTTTGCCGAACTGGAATTTGGKTTGCCTttcttccttatctctctcttctactgGCTGTATGAGGGGCTGCGGAGCCCAACTGCACGTCAACCAGGAGAACTGAGCGCTTACTCAGTGTTCAACCCAGACTGTCAGCCTCTCCTGGGGGCACTTACTGCAGAGCagctagagggagagatgggcTACAGACCACTCACTGGTCAACAGATGAGACCCTCAAACAACTGA
- the LOC111954523 gene encoding cytospin-A isoform X2, with protein sequence MGNVAGKDDHGPTGSHLDLFHTPPSSPSDSDLAAALALGPAAAQLLQQGTPSSGATGGIVCQGGASPSTNSNWSHTLSVPPEWAVISLESGASTQGTGVEMDGERRTVRSSSSHNNHSSSPVSPGQGPPSNRSPLEQSWQDRDSGLEPQAGPDRAREDMALALLNLLEHHRSTLGLSPGLDAPAGAAELLRRLMVEREVLVEEVRSLKDTLRTERAEWHQFQCDLQVAVSVADRLRMEAEETLGTLRESHGELEGQLAQAHCRQQDTDRELESLSAEHREACHRLSALTLEHQRTMAELDTLRRMQTERGKDSHSHREMEGRDTEERPAGEETGEDINAVEALDGKKREDSEREVEGEKIINSEGVDVKMGGQSPEELVSGGENLLKGKGVAETYLRNLVAAGEKGCGLRDPRRIVMMSERSRSLSRLPLPTDTLPAQKGSSQTATSTTLPLCKKEEPAKGRRMDRILQTQDTWSSFYTKKQEEDQNADPPSSFRPQDGFSMLLRRHGGSRRNSLLRWCQSRTQGYKNIEITNFSSSWEDGLAFCAVYHTYLPTHIPYSSLSPGDKSENLGLAFQTGGSVGITSILTVEEMLRPGGPDWQRVLGYVESMFRHFEM encoded by the exons ATGGGTAACGTCGCTGGCAAGGACGACCATGGCCCTACAG ggtCTCATTTAGATCTGTTccacactcctccctcctccccctctgatTCTGACCTGGCTGCAGCTCTGGCCTTGGGTCCAGCCGCGGCTCAGCTGCTGCAGCAGGGGACACCGTCCTCTGGCGCCACCGGAGGCATCGTCTGCCAGGGCGGAGCTTCCCCCTCCACCAACTCCAATTGGAGCCACACGCTGTCCGTYCCGCCAGAATGGGCTGTGATTAGCCTAGAGAGTGGTGCATCGACACAGGGAACGGGGGTGGAAATGGACGGTGAAAGGCGAACGGTGAGGAGCTCCAGcagccacaacaaccacagcagcaGCCCTGTGTCCCCAGGCCAGGGGCCTCCGTCGAATCGTAGCCCTTTGGAGCAGAGCTGGCAGGACCGGGACAGTGGGCTGGAGCCCCAGGCAGGGCCGGATCGGGCTAGGGAGGATATGGCCCTGGCTCTGCTAAACCTGCTGGAACATCACAGGTCCACACTGGGGCTCAGTCCCGGCCTGGACGCGCCAGCAGGAGCAGCCG aacTGCTGAGGCGGttgatggtggagagagaggtgctgGTCGAGGAGGTGCGCAGCCTGAAGGACACACTGAGG ACTGAGCGAGCTGAGTGGCACCAGTTCCAGTGCGATCTGCAGGTGGCGGTGTCTGTGGCCGACCGGCTGCGCATGGAGGCGGAGGAGACTCTGGGCACGCTCAGAGAGAGCCACGGGGAACTGGAGGGCCAGCTGGCCCAGGCCCACTGCAGACAGCAGGACACAGACAGGGAACTGGAGAGCCTGAGTGCTGAACACAGAGAGGCCTGTCACAGACTGTCTGCTCTCACCCTGGAGCACCAACGTACCATGGCTGAGCTGGACACACTGAGAcgcatgcagacagagagagggaaggactcacacagtcacagagagatggagggaagagacaCGGAAGAGAGGCCGGCTGGTGAAGAAACTGGTGAAGACATAAATGCGGTGGAGGCGCTGGatgggaagaaaagagaggatTCAGAAAGGGAAGTGGAAGGAGAGAAAATAATAAATAGTGAGGGAGTGGATGTTAAGATGGGAGGGCAGTCTCCTGAGGAGCTTGTTAGTGGAGGGGAGAACCTGCTCAAAGGGAAGGGGGTGGCGGAGACGTACCTACGGAATTTGGTAGCAGCTGGAGAGAAGGGGTGCGGCTTAAGAGATCCACGGAGGATCGTGATGATGTCAGAGCGTTCCAG GAGCCTCTCTCGACTTCCCCTGCCCACGGACACTCTCCCTGCACAGAAGGGTAGCTCCCAGACCGCCACTAGTACAACACTGCCTCTATGCAAG AAAGAAGAGCCAGCCAAAGGGAGAAGRATGGACCGCATACTGCAAACACAGGACACCTGGTCCAGCTTCTATACAA AAAAACAGGAGGAGGACCAGAACGCAGACCCACCGTCCTCGTTCAG ACCTCAGGATGGTTTCAGCATGCTGCTGCGACGTCATGGAGGCTCCAGGCGGAACTCACTCCTGCGCTGGTGTCAAAGCCGCACCCAGGGCTACAAG aatattGAGATTACCAACTTCAGCAGCAGCTGGGAGGATGGTCTGGCTTTTTGTGCTGTGTACCACACCTATCTACCCACACACATCCCATACAGCAGTCTCAGCCCAGGAGACAAG AGTGAGAACCTGGGCCTTGCCTTCCAGACAGGGGGAAGTGTAGGAATCACATCCATACTG ACTGTGGAAGAGATGCTGAGACCAGGTGGGCCTGACTGGCAGAGGGTCCTGGGGTACGTTGAAAGCATGTTTCGTCACTTTGAGATGTGA
- the LOC111954523 gene encoding cytospin-A isoform X3 gives MGSHLDLFHTPPSSPSDSDLAAALALGPAAAQLLQQGTPSSGATGGIVCQGGASPSTNSNWSHTLSVPPEWAVISLESGASTQGTGVEMDGERRTVRSSSSHNNHSSSPVSPGQGPPSNRSPLEQSWQDRDSGLEPQAGPDRAREDMALALLNLLEHHRSTLGLSPGLDAPAGAAELLRRLMVEREVLVEEVRSLKDTLRTERAEWHQFQCDLQVAVSVADRLRMEAEETLGTLRESHGELEGQLAQAHCRQQDTDRELESLSAEHREACHRLSALTLEHQRTMAELDTLRRMQTERGKDSHSHREMEGRDTEERPAGEETGEDINAVEALDGKKREDSEREVEGEKIINSEGVDVKMGGQSPEELVSGGENLLKGKGVAETYLRNLVAAGEKGCGLRDPRRIVMMSERSRSLSRLPLPTDTLPAQKGSSQTATSTTLPLCKKEEPAKGRRMDRILQTQDTWSSFYTTEKQEEDQNADPPSSFRPQDGFSMLLRRHGGSRRNSLLRWCQSRTQGYKNIEITNFSSSWEDGLAFCAVYHTYLPTHIPYSSLSPGDKSENLGLAFQTGGSVGITSILTVEEMLRPGGPDWQRVLGYVESMFRHFEM, from the exons ATGG ggtCTCATTTAGATCTGTTccacactcctccctcctccccctctgatTCTGACCTGGCTGCAGCTCTGGCCTTGGGTCCAGCCGCGGCTCAGCTGCTGCAGCAGGGGACACCGTCCTCTGGCGCCACCGGAGGCATCGTCTGCCAGGGCGGAGCTTCCCCCTCCACCAACTCCAATTGGAGCCACACGCTGTCCGTYCCGCCAGAATGGGCTGTGATTAGCCTAGAGAGTGGTGCATCGACACAGGGAACGGGGGTGGAAATGGACGGTGAAAGGCGAACGGTGAGGAGCTCCAGcagccacaacaaccacagcagcaGCCCTGTGTCCCCAGGCCAGGGGCCTCCGTCGAATCGTAGCCCTTTGGAGCAGAGCTGGCAGGACCGGGACAGTGGGCTGGAGCCCCAGGCAGGGCCGGATCGGGCTAGGGAGGATATGGCCCTGGCTCTGCTAAACCTGCTGGAACATCACAGGTCCACACTGGGGCTCAGTCCCGGCCTGGACGCGCCAGCAGGAGCAGCCG aacTGCTGAGGCGGttgatggtggagagagaggtgctgGTCGAGGAGGTGCGCAGCCTGAAGGACACACTGAGG ACTGAGCGAGCTGAGTGGCACCAGTTCCAGTGCGATCTGCAGGTGGCGGTGTCTGTGGCCGACCGGCTGCGCATGGAGGCGGAGGAGACTCTGGGCACGCTCAGAGAGAGCCACGGGGAACTGGAGGGCCAGCTGGCCCAGGCCCACTGCAGACAGCAGGACACAGACAGGGAACTGGAGAGCCTGAGTGCTGAACACAGAGAGGCCTGTCACAGACTGTCTGCTCTCACCCTGGAGCACCAACGTACCATGGCTGAGCTGGACACACTGAGAcgcatgcagacagagagagggaaggactcacacagtcacagagagatggagggaagagacaCGGAAGAGAGGCCGGCTGGTGAAGAAACTGGTGAAGACATAAATGCGGTGGAGGCGCTGGatgggaagaaaagagaggatTCAGAAAGGGAAGTGGAAGGAGAGAAAATAATAAATAGTGAGGGAGTGGATGTTAAGATGGGAGGGCAGTCTCCTGAGGAGCTTGTTAGTGGAGGGGAGAACCTGCTCAAAGGGAAGGGGGTGGCGGAGACGTACCTACGGAATTTGGTAGCAGCTGGAGAGAAGGGGTGCGGCTTAAGAGATCCACGGAGGATCGTGATGATGTCAGAGCGTTCCAG GAGCCTCTCTCGACTTCCCCTGCCCACGGACACTCTCCCTGCACAGAAGGGTAGCTCCCAGACCGCCACTAGTACAACACTGCCTCTATGCAAG AAAGAAGAGCCAGCCAAAGGGAGAAGRATGGACCGCATACTGCAAACACAGGACACCTGGTCCAGCTTCTATACAA CAGAAAAACAGGAGGAGGACCAGAACGCAGACCCACCGTCCTCGTTCAG ACCTCAGGATGGTTTCAGCATGCTGCTGCGACGTCATGGAGGCTCCAGGCGGAACTCACTCCTGCGCTGGTGTCAAAGCCGCACCCAGGGCTACAAG aatattGAGATTACCAACTTCAGCAGCAGCTGGGAGGATGGTCTGGCTTTTTGTGCTGTGTACCACACCTATCTACCCACACACATCCCATACAGCAGTCTCAGCCCAGGAGACAAG AGTGAGAACCTGGGCCTTGCCTTCCAGACAGGGGGAAGTGTAGGAATCACATCCATACTG ACTGTGGAAGAGATGCTGAGACCAGGTGGGCCTGACTGGCAGAGGGTCCTGGGGTACGTTGAAAGCATGTTTCGTCACTTTGAGATGTGA
- the grcc10 gene encoding protein C10 isoform X2 encodes MASAPAQQPTLTVEQARVLSEVIQAFSVPENAARMEEARESACNDMGKMLQLVLPVATQIQQEVIKAYGFNNEGEGVLKFARLVKMYETQDPEIAAMSIKLKSLLLPPLSTPPIGGAITAS; translated from the exons ATGGCCTCAGCTCCAGCCCAGCAGCCCACCCTCACTGTTGAGCAGGCCAGAG TGCTGAGTGAGGTCATCCAGGCCTTCTCTGTGCCAGAGAATGCAGCACGGATGGAGGAGGCACGGGAGAGCGCCTGCAACGACATGGGCAAGATGCTGCAGCTGGTGCTCCCTGTTGCCACCCAGATCCAACAGGAGGTCATCAAGGCGTATGGCTTCAACAACGAGGGAGAGG GTGTCCTTAAATTTGCCCGTCTGGTGAAGATGTATGAAACTCAGGACCCAGAGATAGCAGCCATGTCCATCAAACTGAAGTCTCTTCTTCTGCCTCCCCTGTCCACTCCACCCATAGGTGGTGCCATCACAGCTTCCTAG